From Xenopus tropicalis strain Nigerian chromosome 3, UCB_Xtro_10.0, whole genome shotgun sequence, the proteins below share one genomic window:
- the LOC116409784 gene encoding uncharacterized protein LOC116409784 isoform X1: MNIQGRNVALVASHARLSYSQCVYLADCSESLINPTMACNWVNRKSLTGNRFSPWSQDSSDTVFPEKLGPPEYISYPIPPYGTLYQYGRKMMFPIMNRHKIFDMTKKFDINDISYIYLDSFKPNQQESLTPTSYRRESSRTYCIQGSDNKWFVFENGALKGKYLQGANVRNKATVTICKYSPWVEGKIPVTLKIEGPNIFLNCLSGTLQYEATNEQNLSEIDQSEEKFLFFQNATGSSTCSFEPTANTQLTLCTDSASSNVSVQPKSSNTPNVHFSLFPPPSKLFENVGGGRIALRPNETETLDFDSRRLLSNQCNGKSFF; the protein is encoded by the exons ATGAATATCCAGGGCAGGAACGTTGCTCTCGTTGCATCTCACGCTAGGCTTTCTTACTCACAATGTGTTTATTTGGCAGATTGTTCTGAAAGTCTCATTAATCCCACAATGGCATGTAACTG GGTTAATAGGAAGTCTCTTACAGGGAATCGATTTTCTCCATGGAGCCAG GATTCCAGCGACACGGTCTTTCCGGAGAAACTTGGGCCCCCTGAATATATCTCCTACCCTATTCCCCCCTATGGCACCCTATATCAGTATGGAAGGAAAATGATGTTTCCAATTATGAACCGCCATAAAATTTTTGATATGACAAAAAAATTTGATATAAATG ATATTTCCTATATCTACTTGGATTCTTTCAAGCCGAACCAGCAAGAGTCTCTCACACCAACTTCCTACCGGAGAGAGTCCAGCAGAACATACTGCATCCAGGGCAGTGATAATAAATGGTTTGTGTTTGAGAATGGAGCTCTGAAAGGAAAATATCTGCAAGGGGCAAACGTCAGAAATAAAG CAACAGTTACAATTTGTAAATACTCTCCATGGGTTGAAGGCAAAATTCCTGTCACCTTAAAGATTGAAGGGCCCAACATTTTCCTCAATTGCTTATCTGGTACCCTACAATACGAG GCAACAAATGAACAGAATCTCAGTGAAATAGACCAGAGTGAAGAAAAATTTCTCTTCTTCCAGAATGCGACTGGCTCCTCCACCTGCTCCTTTGAGCCAACAGCAAATACCCAGCTGACCCTCTGCACAGACTCAGCCAGCTCCAATGTCAGCGTGCAGCCCAAATCCTCCAACACCCCCAATGTACATTTCTCTCTCTTCCCTCCTCCAAGCAAACTGTTTGAAAATGTGggtgggggcagaatagccctgaGGCCCAATGAGACAGAAACACTTGACTTTGATTCCAGGCGGCTGCTTTCAAATCAGTGCaatgggaaatcatttttttag
- the LOC116409784 gene encoding uncharacterized protein LOC116409784 isoform X2, with the protein MACNWVNRKSLTGNRFSPWSQDSSDTVFPEKLGPPEYISYPIPPYGTLYQYGRKMMFPIMNRHKIFDMTKKFDINDISYIYLDSFKPNQQESLTPTSYRRESSRTYCIQGSDNKWFVFENGALKGKYLQGANVRNKATVTICKYSPWVEGKIPVTLKIEGPNIFLNCLSGTLQYEATNEQNLSEIDQSEEKFLFFQNATGSSTCSFEPTANTQLTLCTDSASSNVSVQPKSSNTPNVHFSLFPPPSKLFENVGGGRIALRPNETETLDFDSRRLLSNQCNGKSFF; encoded by the exons ATGGCATGTAACTG GGTTAATAGGAAGTCTCTTACAGGGAATCGATTTTCTCCATGGAGCCAG GATTCCAGCGACACGGTCTTTCCGGAGAAACTTGGGCCCCCTGAATATATCTCCTACCCTATTCCCCCCTATGGCACCCTATATCAGTATGGAAGGAAAATGATGTTTCCAATTATGAACCGCCATAAAATTTTTGATATGACAAAAAAATTTGATATAAATG ATATTTCCTATATCTACTTGGATTCTTTCAAGCCGAACCAGCAAGAGTCTCTCACACCAACTTCCTACCGGAGAGAGTCCAGCAGAACATACTGCATCCAGGGCAGTGATAATAAATGGTTTGTGTTTGAGAATGGAGCTCTGAAAGGAAAATATCTGCAAGGGGCAAACGTCAGAAATAAAG CAACAGTTACAATTTGTAAATACTCTCCATGGGTTGAAGGCAAAATTCCTGTCACCTTAAAGATTGAAGGGCCCAACATTTTCCTCAATTGCTTATCTGGTACCCTACAATACGAG GCAACAAATGAACAGAATCTCAGTGAAATAGACCAGAGTGAAGAAAAATTTCTCTTCTTCCAGAATGCGACTGGCTCCTCCACCTGCTCCTTTGAGCCAACAGCAAATACCCAGCTGACCCTCTGCACAGACTCAGCCAGCTCCAATGTCAGCGTGCAGCCCAAATCCTCCAACACCCCCAATGTACATTTCTCTCTCTTCCCTCCTCCAAGCAAACTGTTTGAAAATGTGggtgggggcagaatagccctgaGGCCCAATGAGACAGAAACACTTGACTTTGATTCCAGGCGGCTGCTTTCAAATCAGTGCaatgggaaatcatttttttag